One Echinicola strongylocentroti DNA window includes the following coding sequences:
- a CDS encoding C40 family peptidase, which produces MKQLKLFLGTCFLLVAGVFSGCQPDHEESHSATPLISQVKESHAPDKRVALFDITYSNDSLKGQTNLPRALGELTAKLDSAGIPYTNVVEQLPDAALEGKTHGVVTISVANIRSAPKHSAELATQATMGTPVSVLKKAGSWYLVQTPDKYISWVDAAGITLMDKNAFNQWEASPKLVFTGLLGYVYESEDKSMMVSDLTAGNLLKLLGEDRKYYQVALPDGRSGYLEKEVAMPFEEWISSRSLSDNNLISTAKNMMGVPYLWGGTSIKGVDCSGFTKTIYFLNGQVIPRDASQQVNEGELVDTEKNWDKLEVGDLLFFGRKATEDQPERIVHVGMWIGNNSFIHSRGRVRISSFDPDSPHYDEYELGRYLRTKRIRQVPSEHIIEVAKAMN; this is translated from the coding sequence ATGAAACAGTTAAAATTATTCCTAGGAACTTGCTTTCTTTTGGTTGCAGGTGTTTTTTCAGGATGTCAGCCTGATCACGAGGAAAGCCATTCTGCTACTCCCCTGATATCACAGGTAAAGGAATCCCATGCGCCAGACAAGCGTGTTGCTCTATTTGATATCACCTATAGCAATGATTCCTTAAAAGGGCAAACGAACCTTCCTCGTGCATTAGGGGAATTGACAGCCAAACTGGACAGTGCTGGTATTCCCTACACCAATGTGGTCGAACAATTGCCTGATGCAGCCCTAGAGGGCAAAACGCACGGTGTGGTGACCATTTCTGTAGCCAATATCCGAAGTGCACCCAAGCATTCGGCAGAGCTGGCCACACAAGCCACGATGGGAACTCCCGTAAGTGTTCTGAAGAAAGCCGGCAGTTGGTATTTGGTACAGACGCCAGACAAGTACATTTCTTGGGTGGATGCAGCAGGTATAACGCTCATGGACAAGAATGCTTTCAATCAATGGGAAGCCAGCCCAAAATTGGTTTTTACAGGGCTCTTGGGCTATGTCTATGAAAGTGAGGATAAATCCATGATGGTCAGTGACCTTACTGCAGGTAATTTATTGAAATTACTTGGAGAAGACAGAAAGTACTACCAAGTGGCCTTGCCCGATGGTCGGTCGGGCTATTTGGAAAAAGAGGTGGCCATGCCCTTTGAAGAATGGATCAGTAGTCGGTCATTAAGCGATAATAACCTCATCAGTACAGCTAAAAACATGATGGGAGTACCTTACCTTTGGGGCGGTACTTCGATAAAGGGGGTGGATTGTAGTGGATTTACCAAAACCATCTATTTCCTCAATGGCCAAGTCATTCCAAGAGATGCATCCCAGCAAGTGAATGAAGGAGAGTTGGTGGATACGGAGAAAAACTGGGATAAGCTGGAAGTAGGTGATTTATTGTTCTTTGGAAGAAAAGCAACTGAAGACCAACCAGAAAGGATTGTGCACGTGGGCATGTGGATTGGCAATAATTCCTTTATCCACTCCAGGGGACGTGTCCGGATCAGTAGTTTTGACCCCGACAGTCCGCATTATGATGAGTATGAGCTGGGAAGGTACTTAAGGACCAAAAGAATACGTCAGGTTCCCAGTGAGCACATCATCGAGGTGGCCAAGGCCATGAATTAG
- a CDS encoding amidohydrolase family protein, which produces MKKFNLTIYLLLLLLIPVVSYGQIEGEVLKPQNGKFLLQGGTVVTVTNGTLENTSVLLEGGKIVAIGTDLDAAGATVLDCDGQYIYPGMIDSGTRLGLVEVGSLAETQDYAEIGNVTPNMQALTAINPNSVAIPVTRVSGVTTALSVPSGGLFPGTAALINLNGYTPDQMYTGFKGIPMNFPTSARRGRWDRRSDEEIKKDAEEAMKNINDIWDRATTYAKLEEADAELTYYPEMEQLAKAVRGELPLLIEVNKADDILSALKWIKEKEVKKAVLTGVSEGFRVAEKIADAGIPVITGPVLALPARSSDRYDAAYTNPGKMLKAGVKVAIRTSDTENVRNLPFNAGFAAAYGMGKEEALKAITIVPAEIFGVDDHLGSIEKGKSATVFVADGDPFEPKTQIIHVFIDGYKIPMTSRHIRLYQEFLERSPGLEE; this is translated from the coding sequence ATGAAGAAATTTAATTTAACGATATACTTGCTATTGCTTCTCCTTATTCCGGTGGTTTCTTACGGCCAGATAGAAGGGGAAGTATTAAAGCCACAGAATGGCAAGTTTTTGCTCCAAGGTGGTACAGTGGTCACGGTCACCAATGGCACTTTAGAAAACACCAGTGTCCTACTCGAAGGCGGTAAAATAGTCGCTATTGGTACTGATCTGGATGCCGCTGGTGCTACTGTGCTGGATTGCGATGGCCAATACATCTATCCTGGCATGATAGACAGTGGTACCCGGTTGGGATTGGTGGAAGTAGGCTCTTTGGCCGAAACCCAAGACTATGCCGAAATAGGCAATGTCACTCCAAACATGCAAGCACTTACTGCCATCAACCCTAATTCAGTGGCTATACCGGTGACTCGTGTCAGTGGAGTTACCACTGCCCTTTCTGTTCCTTCCGGAGGGTTATTTCCCGGTACTGCTGCCTTGATCAACCTCAATGGCTACACACCTGATCAAATGTACACTGGCTTTAAAGGTATCCCCATGAACTTTCCTACCTCAGCAAGAAGGGGAAGATGGGATCGGCGATCAGATGAAGAAATCAAGAAAGATGCAGAAGAGGCCATGAAAAATATCAACGATATCTGGGACAGGGCCACTACCTATGCAAAGCTTGAGGAAGCCGATGCCGAATTGACCTATTATCCAGAAATGGAACAGTTGGCCAAAGCAGTTCGTGGTGAATTGCCGCTGCTGATAGAAGTCAACAAAGCCGATGATATTCTTTCAGCCCTCAAGTGGATAAAAGAGAAAGAAGTAAAAAAAGCGGTTCTTACCGGTGTTTCGGAAGGTTTCAGAGTGGCAGAAAAAATCGCTGATGCCGGTATTCCTGTGATCACTGGCCCTGTATTGGCCTTGCCGGCAAGGTCTTCGGATCGGTATGACGCAGCTTATACCAACCCTGGCAAAATGCTCAAGGCTGGAGTAAAAGTAGCTATCAGGACCTCTGACACGGAAAATGTTCGAAACTTGCCTTTTAATGCGGGGTTTGCAGCTGCCTATGGAATGGGCAAGGAAGAAGCATTAAAGGCCATCACCATTGTGCCTGCTGAAATCTTCGGGGTGGATGACCACCTTGGGTCGATTGAAAAAGGGAAAAGTGCTACCGTATTCGTAGCCGATGGCGATCCATTCGAGCCAAAGACACAGATTATCCATGTATTTATAGATGGATACAAAATCCCCATGACCAGTAGACACATCCGTCTCTATCAAGAATTCCTCGAAAGAAGCCCTGGTTTGGAAGAATAA
- a CDS encoding amidohydrolase family protein, whose amino-acid sequence MRKLTYIISALLLIGAQQVDAQTPKGSLLIQHATVLTVTQGTLEDTDVLVQDGLIKKIGKDLSASSKVETIDASGKYLMPGIIDAHSHLALDVVNEATAPITAEVSIADVINPFDVGIYRALAGGTTIAHGLHGSANAIGGQSITMKYRYGTRNPDDIVMKEAPRTIKFALGENPTRVHGRGKNIQPRTRMGVEAVIRNGFNEALQYKENWKNYNSSKNQKNSNAVPPVYNLRLQTLADILDGKIIIHCHSYRADEIYMLINVCRDFGVDKLVFTHVNEGFKVAPELAKYTMGASVFSDWWAYKFEVYYSTAYNAAILTENDVVTSINSDSDELIRHLYHEAAKTQRYGGLTDEQALALITINPAKQLGIDEYVGSIEEGKQADLVIFDEHPLSVYAVPQMTFVDGVKYFDINEDEDDQRLKVSPTEMVEPVYLQAEEESCMHGVELFTEGTTFTHSH is encoded by the coding sequence ATGAGGAAATTAACCTATATCATAAGCGCCCTGCTATTAATAGGAGCGCAGCAAGTAGATGCACAAACCCCCAAAGGCAGTCTTTTAATCCAGCATGCCACCGTGCTCACTGTCACACAGGGGACACTTGAAGACACCGACGTGCTGGTGCAAGATGGTTTGATAAAAAAGATAGGCAAAGACCTTTCGGCCTCCTCCAAGGTGGAGACGATCGATGCATCCGGAAAATACCTGATGCCCGGGATCATCGATGCCCATTCCCACTTGGCCTTGGATGTGGTAAACGAGGCCACCGCCCCGATAACTGCAGAAGTGTCCATTGCCGATGTGATCAATCCATTTGACGTAGGAATCTATCGGGCCCTTGCGGGAGGTACCACCATAGCCCATGGACTCCATGGGTCAGCCAATGCCATTGGCGGTCAAAGCATCACCATGAAATACCGCTATGGCACCCGAAACCCTGATGACATCGTCATGAAAGAGGCGCCAAGAACCATCAAGTTTGCCCTGGGCGAAAACCCTACCAGGGTACATGGAAGGGGTAAAAACATCCAACCACGAACGAGGATGGGCGTGGAAGCCGTCATCAGAAATGGCTTTAATGAGGCCTTGCAGTACAAAGAAAATTGGAAAAACTATAACAGTTCCAAAAATCAAAAAAACAGTAATGCCGTTCCTCCTGTATATAACCTGCGCTTACAGACCTTAGCGGATATTCTGGACGGAAAGATCATCATCCACTGTCACTCCTACCGAGCAGATGAGATCTATATGCTGATCAATGTATGCAGGGACTTCGGAGTGGACAAGCTGGTTTTTACTCACGTGAATGAGGGCTTTAAGGTGGCGCCAGAACTTGCCAAATACACCATGGGAGCTTCCGTATTCAGTGACTGGTGGGCGTATAAGTTTGAGGTATATTATTCCACTGCTTATAATGCCGCTATCCTGACAGAAAATGACGTCGTCACTTCTATCAATTCAGACTCTGACGAACTGATCCGTCATTTGTACCATGAGGCTGCTAAAACGCAACGCTACGGTGGCCTGACTGATGAACAGGCACTTGCACTGATCACTATTAATCCAGCTAAGCAGCTCGGAATAGATGAATATGTAGGGTCAATAGAGGAAGGCAAACAAGCAGATTTGGTGATTTTTGATGAGCATCCCCTTTCTGTCTATGCTGTTCCCCAAATGACCTTCGTAGATGGAGTAAAATACTTTGACATCAATGAAGATGAGGATGACCAAAGGCTGAAGGTAAGCCCTACAGAAATGGTAGAACCTGTTTATTTACAGGCAGAAGAAGAGAGCTGTATGCACGGAGTCGAGCTCTTTACCGAAGGTACTACTTTCACACATTCTCACTAA
- a CDS encoding amidohydrolase family protein translates to MIKRLTILMMGICLMGIHLVHGQSDHTGHRRVTGTYAITNATITTQPGKQLSGSTIIIKDGLIQAIGKNETIPVDAKIIEGDSLFIYAGFIDMGSQAGVEKPEEAKKPENFDPSNPPNDVAGITPERSVLDYWDISDGSVGDWRKVGFTIAQLLPKGEMLPGNAALVVYGATESTNVLDESTGLYAQFETVRGVYPGTTLGLMAKYRELYKNAELKDQHAQLFASNTNGISRPEKNKSLEAFYPVINKQVPVIFEAKEELEIRRVLKLQQELGFELVITDLEEGSNLAQELLEANAQVVLSLDLPDDKAAEADLKEATEAAKSAHKRVVEAYNSSLANAGKFEKAGVKFGFSSNHVKQEDALKNLRLMISHGLSEEGALAALTTHPAQILGIDNFAGTIEKGKLANLVIATDSIFSEEAKINYVMADGYLFEYDVTKSKKGNGEAKNLTGKWNYTSETPGGTSSGEIRFSDKSGNLSGEIDVDDPNGGGTITRELENISYNGKDLSFTFSITVQGQKLTVSTKGKVDGADFNGTISIRDMGNFSLTAKKVPDLKF, encoded by the coding sequence ATGATTAAAAGATTGACCATTTTAATGATGGGGATTTGTCTGATGGGAATTCATTTGGTGCATGGCCAAAGTGACCATACTGGACACAGAAGAGTGACAGGTACCTACGCCATCACCAATGCCACCATCACCACCCAACCAGGAAAGCAACTTTCCGGATCCACTATCATCATCAAAGATGGCCTGATCCAGGCCATCGGAAAGAATGAAACCATCCCAGTGGATGCAAAGATCATCGAAGGGGATTCTTTGTTCATCTATGCCGGCTTTATTGACATGGGCAGTCAAGCAGGCGTCGAAAAACCTGAGGAAGCAAAGAAACCCGAAAACTTTGACCCATCCAATCCACCAAACGATGTCGCAGGCATAACCCCTGAGCGGTCCGTACTGGACTATTGGGACATCTCGGACGGCAGTGTCGGTGACTGGAGAAAAGTCGGCTTTACCATTGCGCAGCTTTTGCCCAAGGGTGAGATGCTTCCCGGTAATGCAGCACTAGTGGTCTATGGAGCGACCGAATCGACCAATGTATTGGACGAATCCACTGGTCTCTATGCCCAATTCGAAACCGTACGCGGCGTATACCCGGGCACTACCCTCGGACTGATGGCCAAATACAGGGAACTGTACAAAAATGCAGAGCTGAAAGACCAACATGCCCAACTGTTTGCTAGTAATACCAATGGCATCAGTAGACCGGAAAAAAACAAAAGTCTGGAAGCTTTCTATCCCGTGATCAATAAACAGGTACCGGTGATTTTTGAGGCCAAGGAGGAACTGGAAATCCGACGGGTACTTAAGCTACAGCAAGAACTGGGCTTCGAATTGGTCATCACTGACCTAGAAGAAGGAAGCAACTTGGCCCAGGAACTATTGGAGGCAAATGCCCAAGTGGTTCTTTCCTTGGACCTCCCGGATGACAAAGCCGCCGAAGCGGACCTAAAAGAAGCTACAGAAGCAGCCAAGTCAGCCCATAAGCGGGTTGTAGAAGCCTATAATTCTTCATTGGCCAATGCTGGGAAGTTTGAAAAAGCCGGTGTTAAATTTGGTTTTTCGTCCAATCATGTCAAACAAGAAGATGCGTTGAAAAACCTGCGATTGATGATTTCCCATGGCTTGAGCGAAGAGGGAGCTTTGGCTGCCTTGACCACCCACCCTGCCCAGATCTTGGGGATCGACAATTTTGCCGGGACAATCGAAAAAGGAAAGCTCGCCAACTTGGTCATTGCTACGGACAGCATTTTTTCGGAAGAGGCGAAGATCAATTATGTCATGGCAGATGGATACCTTTTTGAGTATGATGTCACCAAATCCAAGAAAGGAAATGGGGAGGCTAAAAATCTTACAGGCAAATGGAATTATACTTCAGAAACTCCAGGTGGCACCTCCTCTGGAGAAATTAGATTTTCTGATAAATCAGGTAACCTATCAGGAGAAATCGATGTAGATGACCCCAATGGAGGCGGAACCATCACCAGAGAACTGGAAAACATCAGTTATAATGGTAAAGACCTGAGCTTTACTTTCTCCATTACGGTTCAAGGTCAAAAACTGACCGTCAGTACAAAAGGAAAGGTAGACGGAGCCGATTTTAACGGTACCATCAGTATCAGGGACATGGGCAACTTCTCCCTTACCGCCAAAAAAGTACCTGATCTTAAATTCTAA
- a CDS encoding response regulator transcription factor, whose protein sequence is MKDILVIEDDQLILKMVEFRLKKEGHKVVIAEDGNKGLDALDNWEPDLIITDIMVPYKSGIEIIEFAKNKYPKCPIIVLSALGDEEGTVMEAFNMGVADFVPKPFNPNELAIRVKRLFN, encoded by the coding sequence ATGAAGGATATTTTAGTAATAGAAGACGACCAACTCATTTTGAAAATGGTTGAATTTCGATTAAAAAAAGAAGGACATAAAGTGGTGATCGCTGAAGATGGTAATAAAGGGCTTGATGCATTAGATAATTGGGAACCGGATTTGATAATTACTGATATTATGGTTCCCTATAAAAGTGGTATAGAAATCATTGAATTTGCTAAGAATAAATACCCAAAATGTCCAATAATCGTTCTGAGCGCACTGGGAGATGAAGAGGGCACTGTCATGGAAGCCTTTAACATGGGCGTTGCTGACTTTGTACCAAAACCCTTTAATCCCAATGAGCTTGCAATTCGCGTAAAGAGACTGTTCAATTAG
- a CDS encoding HEAT repeat domain-containing protein, with protein MFIISTVFIAKTMSASAFQLEDSLRTTAFLQQVGKVELMSYRLGYTLAGENSEKLSGEFLDYNRVLAFRDSVEEEGSSRSSIHYYISEEEKDIQSITSYIDIIRKNDLYIAQQDTGNVDEGNSLIIEANKLGFKPFYKFRRRILTDIKFIIFIGILALFIITFFVLLFFIIIVRSRNARKERQVKEYEDTCREPLSTFLFAYDVAEVKQLTYEEINVLFATNDFKKPLFKDTLIKEIVNLNKNLKGDFKEKLKVIYTTLKLDDHSIRKLKSSNWELQATGTMELYEMNIEKAVPHLEKLLDSKNFVVRSTAVRAYLQLSSKKELSFLSQQNYPLSRWQQMGLYRVLRNTSSTGQIHLKTLLMSDNDSVRVFGVKLVRLLGRMDVIEKLSQMFPTASLEEQYEIIKTFNSLSAHTEIDLVHRSFQSKDIKLATLSAELMGGIGNEISVALLVEKLRTETPFSLEKCMMTSLYKLDEEMMNWVVGHFERPRLELIRKHIQDSLLENV; from the coding sequence TTGTTCATAATTTCTACGGTCTTTATAGCAAAGACGATGTCTGCTAGTGCTTTTCAGCTAGAGGATTCTTTGCGCACTACTGCTTTTTTGCAGCAAGTGGGCAAGGTGGAATTGATGAGCTATCGTCTAGGCTACACGTTGGCTGGTGAAAATAGCGAAAAGCTATCTGGTGAATTTCTTGACTATAACCGGGTATTGGCCTTTAGAGACTCCGTAGAGGAGGAGGGAAGCAGTCGTAGTAGTATCCATTACTATATTTCCGAAGAAGAAAAGGATATCCAGTCCATTACAAGCTATATTGATATTATCCGAAAAAATGACCTGTATATAGCCCAGCAAGATACAGGAAATGTCGATGAGGGAAATAGCCTGATTATTGAGGCCAACAAGCTTGGTTTTAAGCCATTTTATAAGTTCAGAAGAAGGATTTTGACGGATATCAAGTTCATTATCTTCATCGGGATTTTGGCCTTGTTTATTATTACCTTCTTTGTACTGTTGTTTTTTATCATCATCGTGAGGTCAAGGAATGCACGGAAGGAAAGACAAGTAAAGGAATATGAAGATACCTGTAGAGAACCTCTTTCTACCTTCCTTTTTGCCTATGATGTGGCAGAAGTAAAACAACTCACTTATGAGGAGATCAACGTCCTTTTCGCTACCAATGACTTTAAAAAACCGCTCTTCAAGGACACCCTGATCAAAGAAATCGTTAACCTGAACAAAAACCTTAAAGGCGATTTCAAAGAAAAGCTCAAAGTGATCTACACTACACTAAAGCTGGATGATCATTCCATAAGAAAACTTAAAAGTAGCAATTGGGAATTGCAGGCTACGGGCACTATGGAGCTATATGAGATGAACATCGAGAAGGCAGTACCTCATTTGGAGAAGTTGCTTGACTCCAAAAATTTCGTCGTGAGGTCCACTGCCGTCAGGGCTTATCTCCAACTGAGCTCCAAAAAAGAGCTCAGCTTCTTAAGCCAACAAAACTACCCACTATCAAGGTGGCAGCAAATGGGGCTGTACAGGGTACTGCGCAATACTTCTTCCACTGGACAAATTCATTTGAAAACATTATTAATGTCTGATAATGATAGTGTTAGGGTGTTTGGAGTGAAGTTGGTTAGACTTCTGGGAAGAATGGATGTCATTGAGAAGCTATCCCAAATGTTTCCCACTGCATCCTTGGAGGAGCAGTATGAAATTATCAAGACGTTCAACTCCCTTTCGGCTCATACAGAAATAGACTTGGTGCATAGGAGTTTTCAAAGTAAAGACATCAAACTGGCTACTTTGTCTGCAGAATTGATGGGGGGCATAGGAAATGAAATATCTGTCGCCTTGCTGGTAGAAAAATTACGCACCGAGACCCCTTTTTCTTTGGAAAAATGCATGATGACGAGTCTGTATAAATTGGATGAAGAAATGATGAACTGGGTGGTCGGTCATTTTGAAAGGCCGCGACTTGAATTGATTAGAAAACATATACAAGATAGTTTGTTGGAAAATGTATAG
- a CDS encoding glycosyltransferase family 2 protein, protein MYSLLFELIVDLFGIFFLLYGFAVIVIYMSITALSGLELMEQAKKNKFVDYKDVITTPVAPGVSILAPAYNEGKSLVQNVRSLLSLHYSKYEVIIINDGSKDDSIDILVKHFDLKKTDYAFDPAIDTQPVKAIYRSKNPSFSKLIVVDKENGGKADALNAGINVANQELIACIDVDCILSPDSIIRMLRPFLEETNRRVIAVGGGIGIANNCDIKDGTVVKYRVPKTLLGRFQVVEYFRSFLLGRMAWSRVNGLLLISGAFGFFDKELVKKVGGYFPKTVGEDMELVVRMRRYMEEQKVPYKVAFVSDPLCWTEVPETEEVLSKQRNRWMRGTIETLQLHRKMQLNPKYGVTGMISFPFWTLFEKNAPIIEFLGLIYTFILICMGEFSAVYFISLFVLIYFFSVMLSSFSILFEELSFKKYRGKGELRKLIITVMKEPFFVHPKLMLWCIKGHWNFVKGIGGWGEMVRAGFNNVK, encoded by the coding sequence ATGTATAGTCTGTTATTTGAACTTATAGTTGATTTGTTTGGCATCTTCTTTTTGCTGTATGGCTTTGCGGTGATCGTAATATACATGTCGATTACGGCACTCTCAGGTCTAGAGCTAATGGAGCAAGCGAAGAAAAATAAGTTTGTGGATTATAAGGATGTAATTACGACACCCGTAGCACCAGGGGTATCTATATTGGCACCAGCATATAATGAAGGAAAGAGTTTAGTCCAAAACGTAAGAAGCTTGCTATCACTGCATTACAGTAAGTACGAAGTAATTATTATCAATGATGGCAGTAAGGATGATTCCATCGATATTTTGGTGAAGCATTTCGATCTAAAGAAGACGGATTACGCTTTTGATCCCGCCATTGACACACAGCCAGTAAAGGCGATTTACAGGTCCAAGAATCCATCCTTCAGTAAACTTATAGTCGTAGATAAAGAAAATGGTGGTAAAGCTGATGCCCTGAATGCCGGTATCAATGTCGCCAATCAGGAGTTGATTGCCTGTATTGATGTTGATTGTATATTATCACCTGATAGCATCATACGGATGTTACGTCCTTTTCTGGAAGAGACCAATAGGCGGGTGATTGCCGTAGGCGGGGGCATCGGAATAGCCAATAACTGTGATATCAAGGATGGCACAGTGGTAAAATACCGCGTGCCCAAAACCCTGCTTGGGAGATTTCAAGTGGTAGAGTATTTTAGGAGCTTTTTACTGGGAAGAATGGCTTGGTCAAGAGTAAATGGGCTATTGCTGATTTCTGGAGCTTTTGGTTTTTTTGATAAAGAACTGGTAAAAAAAGTGGGGGGCTACTTTCCAAAAACAGTTGGTGAAGACATGGAATTAGTGGTGAGGATGAGGAGATACATGGAAGAACAGAAGGTTCCCTATAAAGTGGCTTTTGTCTCGGACCCGTTATGTTGGACCGAGGTTCCCGAAACAGAAGAAGTACTGTCCAAGCAACGTAATCGATGGATGAGAGGGACGATCGAAACCCTCCAACTGCACCGAAAAATGCAATTGAACCCGAAATATGGGGTGACAGGAATGATTAGTTTTCCTTTCTGGACATTGTTCGAAAAAAATGCTCCTATCATAGAGTTTTTGGGATTGATTTATACTTTCATTCTCATTTGCATGGGAGAATTCAGTGCTGTTTATTTTATCAGCCTGTTTGTCCTGATTTATTTCTTTTCGGTCATGTTGTCGTCGTTCAGTATTTTATTTGAAGAGCTTTCATTTAAGAAATATCGCGGAAAAGGTGAGTTAAGAAAGTTGATCATTACCGTCATGAAAGAGCCGTTCTTTGTCCACCCCAAACTGATGCTATGGTGTATAAAGGGGCACTGGAACTTTGTCAAAGGAATAGGTGGCTGGGGCGAAATGGTCCGTGCTGGATTTAATAACGTCAAATAA
- a CDS encoding YaiO family outer membrane beta-barrel protein, translating into MKTKVFILHIICSLAIMNVHGQTSFDPDKKFLEARQLAFDGKRDEAIELGLKIVEKYPGYSDVWILLGRVNAWEGKYDTASVYFEKAIEISPDYEDAYNGYLDNLFWAEQYDQAEEVLQRAEEQFGKSSSSALTYRKSRLHYYREEYEEALEIADKLYENEADIEGLLSYINNLRRFTRNSAVGLTVDYDSFQGEISPWQTYALYARTRLGFMGSVIARATHSHRFDGYGTQYELDAYPSLGKNSYAYVNVGFSNASFFPDYRFGTSIYWSLPKAFEFDIGYRHLKFSEITHILTASVGKYTGNWWLNLRANHVPSSSGGSISGNVQARYYFKGAEDYLMVQFSTGVSPDEEDRDLQSQLLDSYRGRVGYQQLWTPRWMGYAFLGYSYDELSPGNYRPNLNISFGTEFRF; encoded by the coding sequence ATGAAAACCAAGGTATTTATTTTACATATAATCTGTTCATTGGCCATTATGAACGTCCATGGTCAGACGAGTTTTGACCCTGACAAAAAATTCTTGGAGGCAAGGCAGTTGGCATTTGACGGGAAGCGGGATGAAGCCATCGAGCTAGGGCTAAAAATAGTCGAAAAGTACCCGGGCTACAGCGATGTGTGGATACTCCTAGGCCGGGTAAATGCTTGGGAGGGAAAATACGATACGGCATCGGTATATTTTGAAAAGGCGATCGAAATAAGCCCCGATTATGAGGATGCCTATAACGGGTATTTGGATAATCTTTTTTGGGCGGAGCAATATGACCAAGCCGAAGAGGTCCTTCAGCGTGCCGAAGAGCAATTTGGCAAAAGTTCCTCATCTGCCTTGACCTACCGCAAATCAAGGCTGCATTACTACCGAGAGGAATATGAAGAAGCCTTGGAAATTGCGGATAAGCTGTACGAAAATGAAGCTGACATAGAGGGATTGCTCAGCTATATCAATAACCTCCGACGATTTACGAGAAACAGCGCTGTGGGGCTTACAGTGGATTATGATAGTTTTCAGGGGGAGATTTCACCCTGGCAAACTTACGCGCTTTATGCCCGTACCCGGTTGGGTTTTATGGGTAGTGTGATCGCACGTGCCACACATTCGCACCGATTTGATGGTTACGGCACCCAGTATGAATTAGATGCCTATCCGAGCTTGGGCAAAAATTCCTATGCCTACGTAAATGTTGGTTTTTCCAATGCGTCGTTTTTCCCCGATTACCGATTTGGAACATCCATATACTGGAGTCTGCCTAAGGCTTTTGAATTCGATATTGGATACCGGCATTTAAAATTTTCAGAAATTACGCACATCCTTACAGCGTCTGTAGGTAAATATACGGGCAACTGGTGGTTAAATCTCCGTGCAAACCATGTGCCTTCGAGTTCTGGAGGTTCCATCAGTGGCAATGTCCAGGCGAGGTATTATTTTAAGGGTGCCGAAGATTACCTGATGGTGCAGTTCAGCACGGGAGTGAGCCCGGATGAAGAGGATAGGGACTTACAGTCTCAATTGCTGGATTCCTATAGAGGAAGAGTAGGCTATCAACAGCTTTGGACACCAAGGTGGATGGGGTATGCTTTTTTAGGTTATTCTTATGACGAGCTTAGCCCAGGAAACTACCGGCCCAATCTCAATATTTCTTTTGGTACAGAATTTAGATTTTGA